A single genomic interval of Staphylococcus hyicus harbors:
- the menD gene encoding 2-succinyl-5-enolpyruvyl-6-hydroxy-3-cyclohexene-1-carboxylic-acid synthase has product MTHAQQHLTEQVFHFISELYAYGVREVVISPGSRSTPLAIACECHSEITTWVHPDERSAAFFALGLIKGSNRPVALVCTSGTAAANYVPAVAESHISRLPLVVLTSDRPHELREVGAPQAINQVNMFENYVRFQFDMPIADGTKHTLEANRYQLQKASQYFVGPHQGPVHFNLPFREPLTPDWSRTDLLTTHTYTLPKYQKNIDPMPIADTLKQVKGLIIVGDMQHQDVSQLLTFSTEYDLPILADPLNPIRRTKHPNVIATYDLLLRSGLEIEADFVIRVGKPVVSKKLNQWLKHTNATQILIQNSKDIEAFPKMPDYYYEMSANDFFRSLGCLESSYRKVWLKHWQQMESQAREKITYHQKQARDEAGFVSKLLDKLDASDHLFVSNSMPIRDIDNLYYERDFSIYANRGANGIDGVVSTALGMAVHKKVTLLIGDIAFYHDMNGLLMSKLNDIQMNIILVNNDGGGIFSYLPQKSSAAPHFERLFGTPTGLDFEHVAQLYQLGYKRFTDVQTFDYAELNTMSATLYEIITNRDHNYEAHQTLYEQLSEVVNVTL; this is encoded by the coding sequence TTGACGCATGCGCAACAACATTTAACTGAACAAGTGTTTCATTTTATATCAGAACTTTATGCATATGGTGTAAGAGAAGTAGTTATTAGTCCAGGATCACGTTCTACGCCCCTTGCAATCGCATGTGAATGCCATTCCGAAATCACAACTTGGGTACATCCTGATGAACGTAGTGCGGCATTCTTTGCGCTAGGATTAATTAAAGGAAGCAACCGACCTGTTGCGTTAGTGTGTACGTCAGGTACTGCAGCAGCTAATTATGTACCAGCAGTAGCAGAAAGTCATATTAGTCGCCTACCACTCGTAGTGCTAACGAGTGATCGTCCGCATGAGCTACGAGAAGTTGGTGCACCTCAAGCAATCAATCAAGTCAATATGTTTGAAAATTATGTGCGCTTCCAGTTTGATATGCCTATTGCAGATGGGACAAAACATACATTAGAAGCCAATCGATATCAGCTTCAAAAAGCAAGTCAATACTTTGTAGGTCCACATCAAGGTCCTGTGCATTTTAATTTACCATTTAGGGAACCGTTAACGCCTGATTGGTCACGGACAGATTTATTAACGACACATACGTATACGTTACCTAAATATCAAAAAAACATTGACCCCATGCCAATTGCCGATACACTGAAACAAGTGAAAGGGCTCATTATTGTTGGGGATATGCAACATCAAGATGTGTCACAGCTACTCACATTTTCAACGGAATATGATTTGCCAATTTTAGCAGACCCATTAAATCCTATACGCCGAACAAAGCATCCGAATGTGATTGCTACGTATGATTTATTACTACGTTCCGGTCTTGAAATAGAAGCGGATTTTGTGATTAGAGTAGGAAAACCAGTGGTGTCTAAAAAGTTGAACCAGTGGTTAAAACATACGAATGCTACACAAATTTTAATTCAGAATAGTAAAGATATAGAAGCGTTTCCTAAAATGCCAGACTATTATTATGAAATGTCAGCAAATGATTTCTTCAGATCACTCGGTTGTTTAGAAAGTTCATATCGAAAAGTTTGGTTAAAACATTGGCAACAAATGGAATCACAGGCGCGGGAAAAAATCACGTATCATCAAAAACAAGCCCGTGATGAAGCCGGATTTGTTTCAAAGTTACTTGATAAACTTGATGCGAGCGACCATTTGTTTGTGAGTAATAGTATGCCAATTCGTGATATCGATAATCTGTATTATGAACGGGATTTTAGCATCTATGCAAATCGAGGAGCAAATGGTATTGATGGTGTCGTCTCCACTGCCCTTGGTATGGCTGTGCATAAAAAAGTGACACTTTTAATTGGTGACATTGCATTTTACCATGATATGAATGGCTTATTGATGTCAAAATTAAATGATATTCAAATGAATATTATTTTAGTGAATAATGATGGGGGCGGTATCTTTTCATATTTACCTCAAAAATCCTCTGCAGCACCACACTTTGAACGTCTGTTTGGGACGCCAACGGGTCTTGATTTTGAGCATGTTGCACAATTATATCAACTTGGATATAAACGCTTTACAGATGTGCAAACGTTTGACTACGCAGAATTAAATACGATGTCGGCAACGCTGTATGAAATTATAACAAATCGAGATCATAACTATGAAGCACATCAAACGCTATATGAACAGTTGAGTGAGGTCGTCAATGTTACATTATAA
- a CDS encoding isochorismate synthase: MTVDVGEQEIIDAIANTSKTWISIEVRLPHTLDPVTLFRKTNQEAGNRFYFRLNDNETAFFGCRVAKEFKNNNKSKRSIFKEWNRFKEDIALIHPSTPKHHLRIYGGFQFSTERTSSEWQQFDMNHFILPEILISHIEGATYLTYTIRKTDFSFQEFKDIYTYLSHIDRTSHILEEHEMHVCAQQDLDIDAWERLVDKTIQQLKSDEKIVLSRRREIKFNTTIDIATVLDRALKNEKNSYLFLIESGNDCFISQTPEQLFKVQNNMLSTKAVAGTIKRTLNTEQDQAQVEAFLQDAKNLVEHHIVVESILEDIKPFVNDVHYHATPNILKNDHLYHLYTEISGPLATPNYIELIDVMHPTPALGGYPKAQAVQYIDAHEFNARGLYGAPVGMIDMYDDSEFIVAIRSMLINDNTALLFAGAGIVKESNAKAEVAETALKFSPMMDALGVN, encoded by the coding sequence ATGACTGTTGACGTTGGTGAGCAGGAAATCATTGACGCAATAGCGAATACATCTAAAACTTGGATTTCTATAGAGGTGCGCTTGCCACATACATTGGATCCAGTAACATTATTTAGAAAAACCAATCAGGAAGCGGGTAACCGCTTTTATTTTCGGCTTAATGATAATGAAACAGCTTTTTTTGGATGTCGCGTTGCGAAAGAATTTAAAAATAATAATAAAAGTAAGCGGTCAATTTTTAAAGAATGGAATCGTTTTAAAGAAGATATCGCATTGATTCATCCATCCACGCCCAAACATCATTTGCGTATATATGGCGGTTTTCAATTTTCTACCGAACGAACGAGTTCAGAATGGCAACAATTTGATATGAATCATTTTATCTTACCAGAGATATTAATTTCTCATATTGAGGGTGCCACGTACTTAACATATACAATACGAAAAACAGATTTTTCATTTCAAGAATTTAAAGATATTTACACATATTTAAGTCATATTGATAGAACGTCGCATATACTTGAAGAACATGAAATGCATGTATGTGCACAACAAGATTTAGATATTGATGCGTGGGAGCGTTTAGTTGACAAAACGATTCAACAATTAAAGTCAGATGAAAAGATTGTATTATCACGACGACGAGAAATAAAATTCAATACAACGATTGATATTGCCACTGTGTTAGACCGAGCTTTAAAAAACGAAAAAAATAGTTATCTATTTTTAATAGAGTCGGGCAATGATTGTTTCATTTCTCAAACGCCTGAACAATTATTTAAAGTTCAAAATAATATGCTTTCAACTAAAGCAGTAGCAGGAACAATCAAAAGAACATTAAATACTGAGCAAGATCAAGCACAAGTAGAAGCGTTTTTACAAGATGCTAAAAATTTAGTTGAACACCACATCGTTGTTGAAAGTATACTTGAAGATATCAAACCATTCGTTAACGATGTACATTATCATGCGACGCCAAACATCCTTAAAAATGATCATTTATATCATTTGTATACTGAAATAAGTGGTCCATTAGCGACACCAAATTATATTGAACTTATTGATGTGATGCATCCAACACCTGCATTAGGGGGCTATCCTAAAGCGCAAGCAGTTCAATATATAGATGCACATGAATTCAATGCAAGAGGCTTGTATGGGGCACCAGTAGGTATGATTGATATGTATGATGATAGTGAATTTATCGTCGCTATACGTTCTATGTTAATTAATGACAATACAGCACTTCTTTTTGCTGGTGCTGGCATTGTTAAAGAATCAAATGCAAAAGCAGAAGTGGCTGAAACAGCTTTGAAATTTAGTCCAATGATGGACGCTTTAGGGGTGAACTAA